A genomic window from Streptomyces mirabilis includes:
- a CDS encoding 3-hydroxyacyl-CoA dehydrogenase NAD-binding domain-containing protein, which translates to MSTAELLKGAAELFPDEVVTSAHVRHLDLPFGAGRFALITLDNGFDHTKPTTFGPASLANLSAAIDQVEKEAAAGEIVGVGVTGKPFIFAVGADLKGVELLKHHDDALAIGKGGHEVFKRLAALAVPTFAYYNGAAMGGGVEVGLHCQYRTVSKAIAAFSLPEVFLGLVPGWGGCTLLPNLIGADKAVSVIIENSLNQNKQLKGKQVFDLGIADALFEGADFLEQSLIWTASVLKGDIAVERPEIDRGEAWDQAVAKGRFIADGKVHGAAPAAYRALDIIEAAKDGDLQKGYDAEDIALADLIMGGELRSGIYAFNLVQKRGKRPAGAPDKNLARPITKVGVVGAGLMASQLALLFLRRLEVPVVLTDIDQERVDKGVGYVHAEIDKLLAKSRVNQDKANRLKALVTGVLDKAEGFSDADFIIEAVFEEIGVKQQVFAEVEAVAPAHAILATNTSSLSVTEMASKLKNPERVVGFHFFNPVAILPLLEIVRGERTDDASLATAFAVAKKLKKTAVLVKDAPAFVVNRILTRFMGEIQNVIDEGTPVEVAEKAVEPLGLPMSPLVLLELVGPAIGLHVSETLNRAFPDRFTVSPNLAAVVKAGKRGFYVYDSGKPELDPEVAALLKQGDAVLTEEQVRARVLDAVAQEIGLMLDEGVVAEAQDIDLCLITGAGWPFHLGGITPYLDREGVSERVTGKRFLEAGVASVPA; encoded by the coding sequence GTGAGCACCGCTGAACTCCTGAAGGGTGCGGCCGAGCTGTTCCCCGACGAGGTCGTGACGTCCGCGCACGTACGCCACCTCGACCTGCCGTTCGGTGCCGGGCGTTTCGCGCTCATCACCCTTGACAACGGTTTCGACCACACCAAGCCGACCACCTTCGGCCCGGCCTCGCTGGCGAACCTGAGCGCCGCGATCGACCAGGTCGAGAAGGAGGCCGCGGCCGGCGAGATCGTCGGTGTCGGCGTCACCGGCAAGCCGTTCATCTTCGCGGTCGGCGCGGACCTGAAGGGCGTCGAGCTCCTCAAGCACCACGACGACGCGCTCGCCATCGGCAAGGGCGGCCACGAGGTCTTCAAGCGTCTCGCGGCGCTGGCCGTCCCGACCTTCGCGTACTACAACGGCGCGGCGATGGGGGGCGGTGTCGAGGTCGGTCTGCACTGCCAGTACCGCACGGTGTCGAAGGCCATCGCGGCCTTCTCCCTCCCCGAGGTCTTCCTCGGTCTGGTCCCGGGCTGGGGCGGCTGCACGCTGCTGCCGAACCTGATCGGCGCCGACAAGGCCGTCTCGGTCATCATCGAGAACTCGCTCAACCAGAACAAGCAGCTCAAGGGCAAGCAGGTCTTCGACCTCGGCATCGCCGACGCCCTCTTCGAAGGCGCCGACTTCCTCGAGCAGTCGCTGATCTGGACCGCGTCCGTCCTCAAGGGCGACATCGCGGTCGAGCGTCCCGAGATCGACCGCGGCGAGGCCTGGGACCAGGCCGTCGCCAAGGGCCGGTTCATCGCCGACGGCAAGGTGCACGGGGCGGCTCCGGCCGCGTACCGCGCCCTCGACATCATCGAGGCGGCCAAGGACGGCGACCTGCAGAAGGGCTACGACGCCGAGGACATCGCCCTCGCCGACCTGATCATGGGCGGCGAACTGCGTTCCGGCATCTACGCCTTCAACCTGGTCCAGAAGCGCGGCAAGCGCCCCGCGGGCGCGCCGGACAAGAACCTGGCCCGTCCGATCACCAAGGTGGGCGTCGTGGGCGCGGGCCTGATGGCCTCGCAGCTCGCCCTGCTCTTCCTGCGCCGCCTCGAAGTACCGGTCGTCCTCACGGACATCGACCAGGAGCGCGTCGACAAGGGTGTGGGCTACGTCCACGCCGAGATCGACAAGCTGCTGGCGAAGTCCCGCGTCAACCAGGACAAGGCCAACCGCCTCAAGGCGCTGGTGACCGGTGTCCTGGACAAGGCCGAGGGATTCTCCGACGCCGACTTCATCATCGAGGCCGTCTTCGAGGAGATCGGCGTCAAGCAGCAGGTGTTCGCGGAGGTCGAGGCGGTCGCCCCGGCGCACGCGATCCTCGCCACCAACACCTCCTCCCTCTCGGTGACGGAGATGGCGTCGAAGCTGAAGAACCCCGAGCGGGTCGTGGGCTTCCACTTCTTCAACCCGGTCGCGATCCTGCCGCTCCTCGAGATCGTGCGCGGCGAGCGGACGGACGACGCCTCGCTGGCCACGGCCTTCGCCGTCGCCAAGAAGCTGAAGAAGACCGCGGTACTGGTGAAGGACGCCCCGGCGTTCGTCGTCAACCGCATCCTCACCCGCTTCATGGGCGAGATCCAGAACGTCATCGACGAGGGCACGCCGGTCGAGGTCGCGGAGAAGGCGGTCGAGCCGCTGGGTCTGCCGATGTCTCCGCTGGTGCTCCTTGAGCTGGTCGGTCCGGCCATCGGCCTGCACGTCTCGGAGACCCTCAACCGGGCCTTCCCGGACCGCTTCACGGTCTCGCCGAACCTCGCGGCCGTCGTCAAGGCGGGCAAGCGCGGCTTCTACGTGTACGACTCCGGGAAGCCGGAGCTGGACCCCGAGGTCGCGGCGCTCCTGAAGCAGGGCGACGCGGTCCTCACGGAGGAGCAGGTGCGTGCCCGTGTCCTGGACGCGGTCGCCCAGGAGATCGGTCTGATGCTCGACGAGGGTGTCGTCGCCGAGGCCCAGGACATCGACCTCTGCCTGATCACCGGTGCCGGCTGGCCCTTCCACCTGGGCGGGATCACTCCGTACCTGGACCGTGAGGGCGTCTCCGAGCGAGTGACCGGCAAGCGGTTCCTCGAGGCCGGGGTGGCTTCCGTCCCCGCGTAG
- a CDS encoding acetyl-CoA C-acyltransferase yields MPRTVRDVVFVDGVRTPFGKAGPKGIYHETRADDLVVKAIRELLRRNPGLDPKKIDEVAIAATTQIGDQGLTLGRTAGILAGLPQSVPGYSIDRMCAGALTAVTTTAGSIAFGAYDAVIAGGVEHMGRHPMGEGVDPNPRFVSEKLVDESALFMGMTAENLHDRYPQITKQRADEYAVRSQEKAAKAYANGKIQQDLVPISVRNTNAEVGETGWGLVTADEPMRPGTTLENLAGLKTPFRVHGRVTAGNAAGLNDGATASIIASEDFAREHNLPVKMRLVSYAFAGVEPEVMGYGPIPATEKALAKAGLSIEDINLFEVNEAFAVQVLAFLEHYGIADDDARVNQYGGAIAFGHPLASSGVRLMTQLARQFEEQPEVRYGLTTMCVGFGMGATVIWENPHHKDAGGNK; encoded by the coding sequence GTGCCTCGTACCGTCAGGGACGTCGTCTTCGTCGACGGCGTCCGCACCCCGTTCGGCAAGGCGGGCCCGAAGGGCATCTACCACGAGACCCGCGCCGACGACCTCGTCGTGAAGGCCATCCGGGAGCTGCTGCGTCGCAACCCGGGCCTCGACCCGAAGAAGATCGACGAGGTCGCCATCGCCGCGACCACGCAGATCGGTGACCAGGGTCTGACCCTGGGGCGGACCGCGGGCATCCTCGCCGGGCTGCCGCAGTCGGTCCCCGGCTACTCCATCGACCGTATGTGCGCGGGCGCGCTGACCGCCGTCACCACCACCGCGGGCTCCATCGCCTTCGGTGCCTACGACGCCGTCATCGCCGGTGGTGTCGAGCACATGGGCCGCCACCCGATGGGCGAGGGCGTGGACCCGAACCCGCGGTTCGTCAGCGAGAAGCTGGTCGACGAGTCCGCCCTGTTCATGGGCATGACCGCCGAGAACCTGCACGACCGCTACCCGCAGATCACCAAGCAGCGCGCCGACGAGTACGCCGTGCGCTCGCAGGAGAAGGCCGCCAAGGCGTACGCCAACGGCAAGATCCAGCAGGACCTGGTGCCGATCTCGGTGCGCAACACCAACGCGGAGGTCGGTGAGACCGGCTGGGGCCTGGTCACCGCCGACGAGCCGATGCGCCCGGGCACCACGCTGGAGAACCTGGCCGGGCTCAAGACGCCGTTCCGCGTGCACGGCCGGGTCACCGCCGGCAACGCGGCCGGTCTGAACGACGGTGCCACCGCCTCGATCATCGCGAGCGAGGACTTCGCCCGCGAGCACAACCTGCCGGTGAAGATGCGGCTCGTCTCGTACGCCTTCGCGGGCGTCGAGCCGGAGGTCATGGGCTACGGCCCGATCCCGGCGACGGAGAAGGCCCTCGCCAAGGCGGGTCTGTCCATCGAGGACATCAACCTCTTCGAGGTCAACGAGGCCTTCGCCGTCCAGGTGCTGGCGTTCCTCGAGCACTACGGCATCGCGGACGACGACGCGCGCGTGAACCAGTACGGCGGCGCCATCGCCTTCGGTCACCCGCTCGCCTCCTCCGGCGTACGTCTGATGACGCAGCTGGCCCGCCAGTTCGAGGAGCAGCCGGAGGTCCGTTACGGCCTCACCACCATGTGCGTCGGCTTCGGCATGGGCGCCACGGTGATCTGGGAGAACCCGCACCACAAGGACGCCGGAGGCAACAAGTGA
- a CDS encoding ribonuclease D, with translation MTDAQETAEDSSLRTTGGGPPDDVESAPIPLLEPREGIPPVVADETSLAEVIAAFAAGSGPVAVDAERASGYRYGQRAYLVQLRREGAGTALIDPVACPDLSGLGEAISGVEWVLHAATQDLPCLREIGMVPTRLFDTELAGRLAGFPRVGLGAMVESVLGFVLEKGHSAVDWSTRPLPEPWLRYAALDVELLVDLRDALEKELDRQGKLDWARQEFDAIAQAEPAPPRKDPWRRTSGMHKVRRRRQMAVVRELWEARDRIAQRRDISPGKVLGDGAIVEAALALPANVHALAALNGFGHRMGRRQLEQWQAAVDRAKAVPDAELPQPGQPVTGPPPPRAWADKDPAAAARLSAARAAVSALAEELNMPQENLITPDTVRRVCWEPPAGADAESVSAALAGYGARAWQVELVTPVLVDALAVKGA, from the coding sequence GTGACCGACGCCCAAGAGACCGCAGAAGACAGCTCACTGCGAACCACCGGAGGCGGCCCTCCGGACGACGTCGAATCGGCGCCGATCCCTTTGCTTGAGCCCCGAGAGGGCATTCCGCCCGTCGTCGCCGACGAGACCTCGCTCGCCGAGGTGATCGCGGCCTTCGCCGCCGGCTCCGGCCCCGTGGCCGTGGACGCCGAACGCGCGTCCGGGTACCGATACGGCCAGCGCGCCTATCTGGTGCAGCTGCGCCGCGAGGGCGCCGGCACCGCGCTGATCGACCCCGTCGCCTGTCCCGACCTCTCCGGGCTCGGCGAGGCCATCTCCGGCGTCGAGTGGGTGCTGCACGCCGCAACCCAGGACCTGCCGTGTCTGCGGGAGATAGGCATGGTGCCGACGCGGCTCTTCGACACCGAGCTGGCCGGACGCCTGGCCGGGTTCCCCCGAGTGGGCCTGGGCGCGATGGTCGAGAGCGTGCTCGGCTTCGTACTGGAGAAGGGGCACTCCGCGGTCGACTGGTCCACGCGCCCGCTCCCGGAGCCGTGGCTGCGCTACGCCGCGCTCGACGTGGAACTGCTCGTCGATCTGCGCGACGCCCTGGAGAAGGAGCTCGACCGGCAGGGCAAGCTGGACTGGGCCCGACAGGAGTTCGACGCGATCGCGCAGGCCGAGCCCGCGCCGCCGCGCAAGGACCCCTGGCGCCGCACGTCCGGGATGCACAAGGTGCGCCGCCGTCGGCAGATGGCGGTCGTGCGGGAGCTGTGGGAGGCCCGGGACCGGATCGCCCAGCGCCGGGACATCTCGCCGGGCAAGGTGCTGGGGGACGGGGCCATCGTGGAGGCCGCGCTCGCCCTTCCGGCCAACGTGCACGCGCTTGCCGCGCTGAACGGGTTCGGGCACCGGATGGGGCGGCGCCAGCTGGAGCAGTGGCAGGCCGCCGTGGACCGCGCGAAGGCAGTGCCGGACGCCGAGCTGCCGCAGCCCGGGCAGCCCGTCACCGGGCCTCCGCCGCCGCGCGCCTGGGCCGACAAGGACCCGGCCGCCGCAGCCCGGCTCTCCGCGGCGCGGGCCGCCGTGTCGGCGCTGGCCGAGGAGCTCAACATGCCGCAGGAGAACCTGATCACTCCGGACACGGTCCGGCGGGTGTGCTGGGAGCCGCCGGCCGGTGCCGACGCCGAGTCGGTTTCGGCCGCGCTCGCCGGGTACGGGGCTCGTGCGTGGCAGGTGGAGCTGGTCACACCGGTCCTGGTGGATGCGCTGGCCGTCAAGGGTGCCTAG
- a CDS encoding response regulator transcription factor, translating into MSVLLEQPASLVAYRPNKPTAMVVVADPRVRSTVTRHLWALGVRDVIEASSVAEARPRIGNPRDICVADVHLPDGSGLTLLSETRAAGWPNGLALSAADDIGAVRNALAGGVKGYVVTGTRTNVGLPTRPGVAPIGSAAARMHRRPPGAPSHPGGYRELSGREVEVLRLVAEGQSNKAIGVSMGLSALTVKSHLARIARKLGTGDRAGMVAVALRTGIIH; encoded by the coding sequence GTGTCCGTTCTCCTCGAGCAGCCCGCAAGCCTGGTCGCCTACCGCCCGAACAAGCCGACCGCCATGGTGGTCGTGGCCGACCCACGGGTCCGATCCACCGTCACCCGCCACCTCTGGGCGCTCGGAGTGCGCGACGTCATCGAGGCGTCGTCCGTCGCGGAGGCCCGTCCCCGAATCGGCAACCCGCGCGACATCTGTGTCGCCGACGTCCACCTGCCCGACGGCAGCGGGCTCACCCTGCTGTCCGAGACCCGAGCCGCGGGCTGGCCCAACGGCCTCGCCCTCTCCGCCGCCGACGACATCGGCGCCGTGCGCAACGCCCTCGCGGGCGGCGTCAAGGGCTATGTCGTCACCGGCACCCGTACGAACGTCGGGCTCCCCACCCGCCCCGGTGTCGCGCCCATCGGCTCGGCCGCCGCCCGTATGCACCGCCGCCCCCCGGGTGCCCCGAGCCACCCGGGCGGCTACCGCGAGCTCTCCGGCCGAGAGGTCGAGGTGCTCCGGCTCGTCGCCGAGGGCCAGTCGAACAAGGCCATCGGCGTCTCCATGGGCCTGTCCGCGCTGACCGTCAAGAGCCACCTCGCCCGCATCGCCCGCAAGCTCGGCACGGGCGACCGCGCCGGGATGGTGGCGGTCGCCCTGCGGACGGGGATCATCCACTGA
- a CDS encoding DUF3000 domain-containing protein — MDDAKEGDQDARETAPPPFRAAVDALRAARLRPEIEIDPTRPPQRLAPYAYALEAAVVADDEDLADGRLILLHDPAGHDAWQGSFRLVTLVRAELEPEMAADPLLPDVSWSWLTGALQARGLSYGEPSGTVTRASSHYFGGLSERPAASQIEIRASWTPREGLGGVPDTAAHLAAWCDLLCQIAGLPPAGPGDGSVVTLPQRRGPQSR, encoded by the coding sequence ATGGACGATGCCAAGGAGGGGGACCAGGATGCGAGGGAGACGGCTCCGCCGCCCTTCCGGGCTGCCGTCGACGCACTGAGGGCCGCGCGGTTGCGGCCCGAGATCGAGATCGACCCGACGCGCCCACCACAGCGCCTGGCCCCCTACGCGTACGCGCTGGAGGCCGCGGTCGTCGCGGACGACGAGGACCTGGCGGACGGCCGGCTCATTCTGCTGCACGACCCGGCGGGGCACGACGCCTGGCAGGGCTCCTTCCGGCTGGTGACGCTGGTCCGCGCGGAGCTGGAGCCGGAGATGGCGGCCGACCCACTGCTCCCCGACGTCTCCTGGTCGTGGCTGACCGGCGCGTTGCAGGCCCGCGGTCTGTCGTACGGCGAACCGAGCGGCACCGTCACCCGGGCGAGCTCGCACTACTTCGGGGGGCTGTCCGAGCGCCCCGCCGCGTCCCAGATCGAGATCCGGGCCTCCTGGACGCCCCGCGAGGGCCTGGGCGGCGTACCGGACACGGCCGCGCACCTCGCCGCCTGGTGCGATCTGCTCTGTCAGATCGCGGGCCTGCCCCCGGCGGGGCCGGGCGACGGCTCGGTGGTGACCCTTCCGCAGCGCCGGGGTCCGCAGTCCCGCTGA
- the hemE gene encoding uroporphyrinogen decarboxylase, with protein sequence MSANDRPAAGQPPTATYESAFLKACRREPVPHTPVWFMRQAGRSLPEYLKVREGIPMLESCMRPELVAEITLQPVRRHNVDAAIYFSDIVVPLKAIGIDLDIKPGVGPVVENPIRTRADLAQLRDLTPEDVWYVTEAIKLLTAELGETPLIGFAGAPFTLASYLVEGGPSKNHEHTKALMYGDPQLWADLLDRLAEITSAFLKVQIEAGASAVQLFDSWVGALAPADYRRSVMPASTKVFESVAGYGVPRIHFGVGTGELLGLMGEAGADVVGVDWRVPLDEAARRVGPGKALQGNLDPAVLFSTTEAVEAKTREVLDAAAGLEGHVFNLGHGVPPSTDPDALTRLVEHVHQQTAR encoded by the coding sequence GTGAGTGCCAATGACCGCCCCGCCGCGGGCCAGCCGCCGACAGCCACGTACGAGTCCGCCTTCCTCAAGGCGTGCAGGCGCGAGCCCGTGCCGCACACGCCCGTGTGGTTCATGCGGCAGGCCGGTCGCTCGCTGCCCGAGTACCTCAAGGTGCGCGAGGGCATTCCCATGCTGGAGTCCTGCATGCGGCCGGAGCTGGTCGCCGAGATCACCCTCCAGCCGGTGCGCCGGCACAACGTGGACGCGGCGATCTACTTCAGCGACATCGTCGTCCCGCTGAAGGCCATCGGCATCGACCTCGACATCAAGCCGGGCGTCGGCCCGGTCGTCGAGAACCCGATCCGCACCCGCGCCGACCTGGCCCAGCTGCGCGACCTGACCCCCGAGGACGTCTGGTACGTCACCGAGGCGATCAAGCTCCTGACGGCCGAGCTCGGCGAGACCCCGCTCATCGGTTTCGCGGGCGCGCCTTTCACTCTCGCGAGTTACCTCGTGGAGGGCGGTCCGTCCAAGAACCACGAGCACACCAAGGCGCTCATGTACGGCGACCCGCAGCTGTGGGCCGACCTGCTCGACCGTCTCGCCGAGATCACCTCCGCCTTCCTGAAGGTGCAGATCGAGGCGGGCGCCAGCGCCGTCCAGCTCTTCGACTCCTGGGTCGGCGCCCTGGCACCCGCCGACTACCGGCGCTCGGTGATGCCCGCGTCCACCAAGGTCTTCGAGTCCGTGGCCGGGTACGGCGTGCCGCGCATCCACTTCGGCGTCGGCACCGGCGAACTGCTCGGCCTCATGGGCGAGGCGGGCGCGGACGTCGTCGGCGTCGACTGGCGCGTCCCGCTCGACGAGGCCGCCCGCCGCGTCGGCCCCGGCAAGGCGCTCCAGGGCAACCTCGACCCCGCCGTCCTCTTCTCCACCACCGAGGCCGTGGAGGCCAAGACCCGCGAGGTGCTGGACGCCGCCGCCGGTCTCGAGGGTCACGTCTTCAACCTCGGCCACGGCGTTCCGCCGAGCACCGACCCGGACGCGCTGACCCGTCTCGTGGAGCACGTCCACCAGCAGACCGCGCGCTGA
- a CDS encoding rhomboid family intramembrane serine protease, whose product MVIPVHDVNPVRRTPYVTYALIAANVLVFLYTPGLAGSVAGDSGLSQLCHLHAFLEHYAAVPQELLHHQLPRLVPTGDVGVGAGGPGCLVGPPTYDKSPPLSVLTAMFLHGSWLHLLGNMLFLLIFGNNIEDRLGHVRFAVFYVACGYAAAYGFAYLNTDSTDPLIGASGAIAGVLGAYLVLYPRARVWVLVPFLVFLPLRLPAWLVLGFWFALQAVYSSGGGVSTAGTVAYEAHVVGFLVGMLLAWPLRPGTPPPPEPRSLLFGRQARHGW is encoded by the coding sequence GTGGTCATCCCCGTCCATGACGTGAACCCGGTGCGCCGCACGCCCTATGTGACGTATGCGCTGATCGCCGCCAATGTTCTGGTGTTCCTCTACACGCCCGGCCTCGCGGGATCGGTGGCGGGTGACAGCGGGCTCTCCCAGCTGTGCCATCTGCACGCGTTCCTGGAGCACTACGCCGCGGTGCCGCAGGAGTTGCTCCACCACCAACTGCCCCGCCTGGTCCCGACCGGCGACGTCGGCGTCGGGGCAGGGGGCCCCGGGTGTCTGGTGGGGCCGCCGACGTACGACAAGTCGCCGCCGCTCTCGGTCCTCACCGCGATGTTCCTGCACGGCAGCTGGCTGCATCTGCTCGGCAACATGCTCTTCCTGCTGATCTTCGGCAACAACATCGAGGACCGCCTCGGACATGTGCGGTTCGCGGTGTTCTACGTGGCGTGCGGTTACGCGGCGGCGTACGGCTTCGCGTACCTCAACACCGACTCGACCGACCCGCTGATCGGCGCCTCCGGAGCGATCGCCGGAGTCCTCGGCGCCTATCTGGTGCTCTATCCGAGGGCCAGGGTCTGGGTGCTCGTCCCGTTCCTGGTCTTCCTGCCGCTGCGACTGCCCGCGTGGCTGGTGCTGGGCTTCTGGTTCGCGTTGCAGGCGGTGTACTCGTCCGGCGGCGGCGTCTCCACCGCCGGAACCGTGGCGTACGAGGCCCACGTGGTCGGCTTCCTCGTGGGGATGCTGCTGGCCTGGCCGCTGCGCCCGGGCACCCCGCCACCGCCGGAACCGCGCAGCCTGCTGTTCGGCAGACAGGCGCGGCACGGCTGGTGA
- a CDS encoding FAD-dependent oxidoreductase, translating to MSMSRTERLVVIGGDAAGMSAASQARRMRGPDELEIVAFERGHFSSYSACGIPYWVGGDVPERDRLIARSPAEHRERAIDLRMRTEVTEIDVAGGRVRSLDLETGAEEWTSYDKLVIATGARPVRPDLPGVDAPGVHGVQTLDDGQALLDTLATTEGRRAVVVGAGYIGVEMAEALINRGYEVTVVNRGKEPMSTLDPDMGRLVHTAMENLGITMVNDAEITKLLTGDAGRVRAVATEDAEYPADVVVLGIGVRPETTLARAAGLPLGEHGGLLTDLAMRVRGHENIWAGGDCVEVLDLISGRERHIALGTHANKHGQVIGSNVGGGYATFPGVVGTAVSKVCDLEIARTGLREKDAHRAGLRFEAVTIESTSRAGYYPDADLMTVKMLAERRTGRLLGVQIVGGEGAAKRVDIAAVALTAGMTVEQMTSLDLGYAPPFSPVWDPILVAARKAVTAVRENAA from the coding sequence ATGAGCATGAGCCGTACGGAGCGACTGGTCGTGATCGGGGGTGACGCGGCGGGCATGTCCGCCGCGTCACAGGCACGCCGGATGCGCGGGCCCGACGAACTGGAGATCGTGGCGTTCGAACGCGGTCACTTCAGCTCCTACTCGGCCTGCGGCATCCCGTACTGGGTGGGCGGCGACGTCCCCGAGCGGGACCGGCTGATCGCCCGGAGCCCGGCGGAACACCGGGAGCGCGCGATCGACCTGCGGATGCGCACCGAGGTCACGGAGATCGATGTCGCCGGGGGCCGCGTCCGCTCGCTCGACCTCGAGACCGGGGCCGAGGAGTGGACCTCGTACGACAAACTCGTGATCGCGACCGGCGCCCGTCCGGTCCGCCCCGACCTGCCGGGCGTCGACGCTCCGGGCGTGCACGGCGTGCAGACCCTGGACGACGGCCAGGCCCTCCTGGACACACTGGCGACGACCGAGGGGCGTCGCGCGGTGGTCGTCGGCGCGGGCTACATCGGCGTGGAGATGGCCGAGGCGCTCATCAACCGCGGGTACGAGGTGACGGTCGTCAACCGCGGCAAGGAGCCGATGTCCACCCTCGACCCCGACATGGGCCGCCTGGTGCACACGGCCATGGAGAACCTCGGCATCACCATGGTCAACGACGCCGAGATCACCAAGCTCCTCACCGGGGACGCGGGCCGGGTCCGCGCGGTGGCCACCGAGGACGCGGAGTACCCGGCGGACGTGGTCGTGCTCGGCATCGGCGTACGCCCCGAGACCACGCTCGCACGGGCCGCGGGACTCCCCCTGGGCGAGCACGGCGGGCTGCTCACCGACCTGGCGATGCGGGTGCGGGGACACGAGAACATCTGGGCCGGCGGCGACTGCGTCGAGGTGCTCGACCTGATCTCGGGACGCGAACGGCACATCGCGCTGGGCACGCACGCCAACAAGCACGGGCAGGTCATCGGCTCCAATGTGGGCGGCGGGTACGCGACCTTCCCCGGTGTCGTCGGTACGGCCGTGAGCAAGGTCTGCGATCTGGAGATCGCCCGCACCGGGCTGCGCGAGAAGGACGCGCACCGGGCGGGCCTGCGGTTCGAGGCCGTCACCATCGAGTCGACCAGCCGCGCGGGCTACTACCCGGACGCGGACCTCATGACGGTGAAGATGCTCGCCGAGCGCCGCACGGGGCGGCTGCTCGGCGTGCAGATCGTCGGCGGCGAAGGCGCGGCGAAGCGGGTCGACATCGCCGCGGTGGCGCTGACCGCGGGCATGACGGTGGAACAGATGACATCCCTGGACCTGGGCTACGCACCCCCGTTCTCACCCGTGTGGGACCCCATCCTGGTCGCGGCACGCAAGGCGGTGACGGCGGTACGCGAAAACGCCGCGTAA
- a CDS encoding DUF4349 domain-containing protein, with amino-acid sequence MHTRRSARTGPVFAGMVLAAALAVTGCGAAGGGSASSADKAAAPGAENARPGAADSVASGAGGAKSAHPSKATGTSVPAGSHIIRTASLTLQVKDVPKALDSARTAAVDAGGYVGDETTTRDGGGRERTRAVLRVPTARYDAVLSSLEGTGKVVERTAKAEDVTDQVVDVESRVKSQRVSVARVRELMDQATKLSDVVALEGELSTRESDLDALLAQQASLKDRTGLATITLSLSETPLKQAAKKSGTPGFVDALTGGWDAFVTMLRWIAVVFGVVLPFLLSAGLLLALWLRLARTGQPRRPGAEAAPAGAGSLPVAPPVREEGGDED; translated from the coding sequence ATGCACACACGACGTTCCGCACGAACGGGCCCGGTTTTCGCCGGGATGGTTCTCGCCGCCGCCCTCGCGGTGACGGGCTGCGGCGCCGCCGGCGGTGGCTCCGCCTCCAGCGCCGACAAGGCGGCCGCGCCGGGCGCCGAGAACGCCCGCCCGGGCGCGGCGGACAGTGTCGCCTCGGGCGCGGGCGGCGCAAAGTCCGCCCACCCGTCCAAGGCCACCGGCACATCCGTGCCGGCCGGCAGCCACATCATCCGCACCGCCTCGCTGACCCTGCAGGTCAAGGACGTGCCCAAGGCGCTGGACTCCGCCCGCACCGCGGCCGTCGACGCGGGTGGCTACGTCGGCGACGAGACGACCACCCGGGACGGCGGGGGCCGCGAGCGCACCCGAGCCGTACTGCGTGTGCCCACCGCCCGCTACGACGCGGTGCTCTCCTCCCTGGAGGGCACCGGGAAGGTCGTCGAGCGGACGGCGAAGGCGGAGGACGTCACCGACCAGGTCGTCGACGTGGAGAGCCGCGTCAAGTCGCAGCGCGTCAGCGTGGCCCGGGTCCGCGAGCTGATGGACCAGGCCACCAAGCTCAGCGATGTGGTCGCCCTGGAAGGCGAGTTGAGCACCCGCGAATCGGACCTCGACGCCCTGCTCGCCCAGCAGGCGTCCCTGAAGGACCGCACCGGCCTGGCCACCATCACGCTCTCCCTCTCCGAGACCCCGCTGAAGCAAGCCGCGAAGAAGTCCGGCACGCCGGGCTTCGTGGACGCGCTGACGGGCGGCTGGGACGCGTTCGTCACGATGCTGCGCTGGATCGCCGTGGTGTTCGGCGTAGTGCTCCCGTTCCTGCTGAGCGCCGGGCTCCTCCTGGCGCTGTGGCTGCGGCTCGCCCGCACGGGGCAGCCGCGCCGGCCCGGGGCCGAAGCGGCTCCCGCGGGCGCGGGTTCGCTGCCGGTGGCACCGCCGGTGCGCGAGGAGGGTGGCGACGAGGACTGA